One Chaetodon auriga isolate fChaAug3 chromosome 14, fChaAug3.hap1, whole genome shotgun sequence genomic window carries:
- the esrrb gene encoding steroid hormone receptor ERR2 isoform X4 — translation MTCPKLCLPDPLSYHNQLLNRMAADDRHLPSSCGSYIKTEPSSPSSVIDTVSHHSPSGNSDASGGYVSAMNSHSNGLDSPPMFTPSGLGAGTCRKRYDDCSSTIMEDSSIKCEYMLNSLPKRLCLVCGDIASGYHYGVASCEACKAFFKRTIQGNIEYSCPATNECEITKRRRKSCQACRFMKCLKVGMLKEGKKRVRLDRVRGGRQKYKRRLDSENNPYLGLTLPPPTKKPLTKIVSHLLVAEPEKIYAMPDPTMPESDIKALTTLCDLADRELVVIIGWAKHIPGFSSLSLGDQMSLLQSAWMEILILSIVFRSLPYEDELVYAEDYIMDEEHSRLTGLLDLYVSILQLVRKCKKLKVEKEEFVTLKAIALANSDSMHIEDMEAVQKLQDALHEALQDYESSQHQEDPRRAGKLLMTLPLLRQTATKAVQHFYSIKVQGKVPMHKLFLEMLEAKV, via the exons ATGACTTGTCCGA AACTTTGTCTTCCAGACCCTCTCAGCTATCATAACCA GCTGCTGAATAGAATGGCCGCTGATGACCGGCACCTACCTTCCAGTTGTGGGTCCTACATCAAGACGGAGCCATCCAGTCCCTCCTCGGTCATCGACACGGTCAGCCACCACAGCCCCAGTGGCAACTCAGACGCCAGTGGTGGCTATGTCAGCGCCATGAACAGCCACTCCAACGGCCTGGACTCTCCACCTATGTTCACCCCCAGCGGGCTCGGTGCCGGCACCTGCCGCAAGCGCTATGACGACTGCTCCAGCACCATCATGGAGGACTCGTCCATAAAGTGCGAATACATGTTGAACTCCCTCCCCAAGAGGCTGTGCCTGGTCTGTGGAGATATAGCCTCGGGGTATCACTATGGGGTGGCCTCTTGTGAGGCGTGCAAAGCCTTTTTTAAAAGGACAATACAAG GTAACATAGAATACAGCTGTCCTGCCACAAATGAGTGTGAGATCACAAAACGGAGACGCAAATCATGTCAGGCTTGTCGCTTCATGAAATGCCTCAAAGTGGGGATGCTCAAAGAAGGTAAGAAGA GGGTGCGTCTGGACCGCGTCCGAGGGGGCAGACAGAAGTACAAGCGGAGGTTGGACTCAGAAAACAACCCGTACCTGGGCTTGACGCTCCCCCCTCCCACCAAAAAGCCTC TCACAAAGATAGTGTCTCACCTGTTGGTGGCGGAGCCAGAGAAGATCTATGCCATGCCTGACCCCACCATGCCGGAGAGCGACATCAAGGCTCTCACCACGCTGTGCGACCTGGCCGACCGCGAGCTGGTGGTCATCATCGGCTGGGCCAAGCACATCCCAG gcttttcctctctctctctgggagACCAGATGAGTTTACTGCAGAGCGCCTGGATGGAGATCCTCATCCTCAGCATTGTGTTCCGCTCGCTGCCGTACGAGGACGAGCTGGTGTACGCCGAGGACTACATCATGGACGAGGAGCACTCACGGCTGACGGGCCTGCTCGACCTCTACGTCTCCATCCTGCAGCTGGTCCGCAAATGCAAGAAGCTCAAAGTGGAGAAGGAGGAGTTCGTCACCCTCAAGGCCATCGCGCTCGCCAACTCAG ACTCCATGCACATAGAAGACATGGAGGCGGTCCAGAAGCTTCAGGACGCTCTCCATGAGGCCCTGCAGGACTACGAGAGCAGCCAGCACCAGGAGGACCCGCGGCGGGCGGGCAAGCTGCTCATGACCCTGCCTCTGCTGCGGCAGACG
- the esrrb gene encoding steroid hormone receptor ERR2 isoform X2, which yields MDISELCLPDPLSYHNQALLSNSLERFLSPLATLEPSHFWLLNRMAADDRHLPSSCGSYIKTEPSSPSSVIDTVSHHSPSGNSDASGGYVSAMNSHSNGLDSPPMFTPSGLGAGTCRKRYDDCSSTIMEDSSIKCEYMLNSLPKRLCLVCGDIASGYHYGVASCEACKAFFKRTIQGNIEYSCPATNECEITKRRRKSCQACRFMKCLKVGMLKEGVRLDRVRGGRQKYKRRLDSENNPYLGLTLPPPTKKPLTKIVSHLLVAEPEKIYAMPDPTMPESDIKALTTLCDLADRELVVIIGWAKHIPGFSSLSLGDQMSLLQSAWMEILILSIVFRSLPYEDELVYAEDYIMDEEHSRLTGLLDLYVSILQLVRKCKKLKVEKEEFVTLKAIALANSDSMHIEDMEAVQKLQDALHEALQDYESSQHQEDPRRAGKLLMTLPLLRQTATKAVQHFYSIKVQGKVPMHKLFLEMLEAKV from the exons atgGACATTTCAGAACTTTGTCTTCCAGACCCTCTCAGCTATCATAACCA GGCTTTGTTGTCCAATTCATTAGAGAGATTCCTGAGTCCACTGGCCACGCTGGAGCCCTCTCATTTCTG GCTGCTGAATAGAATGGCCGCTGATGACCGGCACCTACCTTCCAGTTGTGGGTCCTACATCAAGACGGAGCCATCCAGTCCCTCCTCGGTCATCGACACGGTCAGCCACCACAGCCCCAGTGGCAACTCAGACGCCAGTGGTGGCTATGTCAGCGCCATGAACAGCCACTCCAACGGCCTGGACTCTCCACCTATGTTCACCCCCAGCGGGCTCGGTGCCGGCACCTGCCGCAAGCGCTATGACGACTGCTCCAGCACCATCATGGAGGACTCGTCCATAAAGTGCGAATACATGTTGAACTCCCTCCCCAAGAGGCTGTGCCTGGTCTGTGGAGATATAGCCTCGGGGTATCACTATGGGGTGGCCTCTTGTGAGGCGTGCAAAGCCTTTTTTAAAAGGACAATACAAG GTAACATAGAATACAGCTGTCCTGCCACAAATGAGTGTGAGATCACAAAACGGAGACGCAAATCATGTCAGGCTTGTCGCTTCATGAAATGCCTCAAAGTGGGGATGCTCAAAGAAG GGGTGCGTCTGGACCGCGTCCGAGGGGGCAGACAGAAGTACAAGCGGAGGTTGGACTCAGAAAACAACCCGTACCTGGGCTTGACGCTCCCCCCTCCCACCAAAAAGCCTC TCACAAAGATAGTGTCTCACCTGTTGGTGGCGGAGCCAGAGAAGATCTATGCCATGCCTGACCCCACCATGCCGGAGAGCGACATCAAGGCTCTCACCACGCTGTGCGACCTGGCCGACCGCGAGCTGGTGGTCATCATCGGCTGGGCCAAGCACATCCCAG gcttttcctctctctctctgggagACCAGATGAGTTTACTGCAGAGCGCCTGGATGGAGATCCTCATCCTCAGCATTGTGTTCCGCTCGCTGCCGTACGAGGACGAGCTGGTGTACGCCGAGGACTACATCATGGACGAGGAGCACTCACGGCTGACGGGCCTGCTCGACCTCTACGTCTCCATCCTGCAGCTGGTCCGCAAATGCAAGAAGCTCAAAGTGGAGAAGGAGGAGTTCGTCACCCTCAAGGCCATCGCGCTCGCCAACTCAG ACTCCATGCACATAGAAGACATGGAGGCGGTCCAGAAGCTTCAGGACGCTCTCCATGAGGCCCTGCAGGACTACGAGAGCAGCCAGCACCAGGAGGACCCGCGGCGGGCGGGCAAGCTGCTCATGACCCTGCCTCTGCTGCGGCAGACG
- the esrrb gene encoding steroid hormone receptor ERR2 isoform X5, with amino-acid sequence MDISELCLPDPLSYHNQLLNRMAADDRHLPSSCGSYIKTEPSSPSSVIDTVSHHSPSGNSDASGGYVSAMNSHSNGLDSPPMFTPSGLGAGTCRKRYDDCSSTIMEDSSIKCEYMLNSLPKRLCLVCGDIASGYHYGVASCEACKAFFKRTIQGNIEYSCPATNECEITKRRRKSCQACRFMKCLKVGMLKEGVRLDRVRGGRQKYKRRLDSENNPYLGLTLPPPTKKPLTKIVSHLLVAEPEKIYAMPDPTMPESDIKALTTLCDLADRELVVIIGWAKHIPGFSSLSLGDQMSLLQSAWMEILILSIVFRSLPYEDELVYAEDYIMDEEHSRLTGLLDLYVSILQLVRKCKKLKVEKEEFVTLKAIALANSDSMHIEDMEAVQKLQDALHEALQDYESSQHQEDPRRAGKLLMTLPLLRQTATKAVQHFYSIKVQGKVPMHKLFLEMLEAKV; translated from the exons atgGACATTTCAGAACTTTGTCTTCCAGACCCTCTCAGCTATCATAACCA GCTGCTGAATAGAATGGCCGCTGATGACCGGCACCTACCTTCCAGTTGTGGGTCCTACATCAAGACGGAGCCATCCAGTCCCTCCTCGGTCATCGACACGGTCAGCCACCACAGCCCCAGTGGCAACTCAGACGCCAGTGGTGGCTATGTCAGCGCCATGAACAGCCACTCCAACGGCCTGGACTCTCCACCTATGTTCACCCCCAGCGGGCTCGGTGCCGGCACCTGCCGCAAGCGCTATGACGACTGCTCCAGCACCATCATGGAGGACTCGTCCATAAAGTGCGAATACATGTTGAACTCCCTCCCCAAGAGGCTGTGCCTGGTCTGTGGAGATATAGCCTCGGGGTATCACTATGGGGTGGCCTCTTGTGAGGCGTGCAAAGCCTTTTTTAAAAGGACAATACAAG GTAACATAGAATACAGCTGTCCTGCCACAAATGAGTGTGAGATCACAAAACGGAGACGCAAATCATGTCAGGCTTGTCGCTTCATGAAATGCCTCAAAGTGGGGATGCTCAAAGAAG GGGTGCGTCTGGACCGCGTCCGAGGGGGCAGACAGAAGTACAAGCGGAGGTTGGACTCAGAAAACAACCCGTACCTGGGCTTGACGCTCCCCCCTCCCACCAAAAAGCCTC TCACAAAGATAGTGTCTCACCTGTTGGTGGCGGAGCCAGAGAAGATCTATGCCATGCCTGACCCCACCATGCCGGAGAGCGACATCAAGGCTCTCACCACGCTGTGCGACCTGGCCGACCGCGAGCTGGTGGTCATCATCGGCTGGGCCAAGCACATCCCAG gcttttcctctctctctctgggagACCAGATGAGTTTACTGCAGAGCGCCTGGATGGAGATCCTCATCCTCAGCATTGTGTTCCGCTCGCTGCCGTACGAGGACGAGCTGGTGTACGCCGAGGACTACATCATGGACGAGGAGCACTCACGGCTGACGGGCCTGCTCGACCTCTACGTCTCCATCCTGCAGCTGGTCCGCAAATGCAAGAAGCTCAAAGTGGAGAAGGAGGAGTTCGTCACCCTCAAGGCCATCGCGCTCGCCAACTCAG ACTCCATGCACATAGAAGACATGGAGGCGGTCCAGAAGCTTCAGGACGCTCTCCATGAGGCCCTGCAGGACTACGAGAGCAGCCAGCACCAGGAGGACCCGCGGCGGGCGGGCAAGCTGCTCATGACCCTGCCTCTGCTGCGGCAGACG
- the esrrb gene encoding steroid hormone receptor ERR2 isoform X1, whose protein sequence is MDISELCLPDPLSYHNQALLSNSLERFLSPLATLEPSHFWLLNRMAADDRHLPSSCGSYIKTEPSSPSSVIDTVSHHSPSGNSDASGGYVSAMNSHSNGLDSPPMFTPSGLGAGTCRKRYDDCSSTIMEDSSIKCEYMLNSLPKRLCLVCGDIASGYHYGVASCEACKAFFKRTIQGNIEYSCPATNECEITKRRRKSCQACRFMKCLKVGMLKEGKKRVRLDRVRGGRQKYKRRLDSENNPYLGLTLPPPTKKPLTKIVSHLLVAEPEKIYAMPDPTMPESDIKALTTLCDLADRELVVIIGWAKHIPGFSSLSLGDQMSLLQSAWMEILILSIVFRSLPYEDELVYAEDYIMDEEHSRLTGLLDLYVSILQLVRKCKKLKVEKEEFVTLKAIALANSDSMHIEDMEAVQKLQDALHEALQDYESSQHQEDPRRAGKLLMTLPLLRQTATKAVQHFYSIKVQGKVPMHKLFLEMLEAKV, encoded by the exons atgGACATTTCAGAACTTTGTCTTCCAGACCCTCTCAGCTATCATAACCA GGCTTTGTTGTCCAATTCATTAGAGAGATTCCTGAGTCCACTGGCCACGCTGGAGCCCTCTCATTTCTG GCTGCTGAATAGAATGGCCGCTGATGACCGGCACCTACCTTCCAGTTGTGGGTCCTACATCAAGACGGAGCCATCCAGTCCCTCCTCGGTCATCGACACGGTCAGCCACCACAGCCCCAGTGGCAACTCAGACGCCAGTGGTGGCTATGTCAGCGCCATGAACAGCCACTCCAACGGCCTGGACTCTCCACCTATGTTCACCCCCAGCGGGCTCGGTGCCGGCACCTGCCGCAAGCGCTATGACGACTGCTCCAGCACCATCATGGAGGACTCGTCCATAAAGTGCGAATACATGTTGAACTCCCTCCCCAAGAGGCTGTGCCTGGTCTGTGGAGATATAGCCTCGGGGTATCACTATGGGGTGGCCTCTTGTGAGGCGTGCAAAGCCTTTTTTAAAAGGACAATACAAG GTAACATAGAATACAGCTGTCCTGCCACAAATGAGTGTGAGATCACAAAACGGAGACGCAAATCATGTCAGGCTTGTCGCTTCATGAAATGCCTCAAAGTGGGGATGCTCAAAGAAGGTAAGAAGA GGGTGCGTCTGGACCGCGTCCGAGGGGGCAGACAGAAGTACAAGCGGAGGTTGGACTCAGAAAACAACCCGTACCTGGGCTTGACGCTCCCCCCTCCCACCAAAAAGCCTC TCACAAAGATAGTGTCTCACCTGTTGGTGGCGGAGCCAGAGAAGATCTATGCCATGCCTGACCCCACCATGCCGGAGAGCGACATCAAGGCTCTCACCACGCTGTGCGACCTGGCCGACCGCGAGCTGGTGGTCATCATCGGCTGGGCCAAGCACATCCCAG gcttttcctctctctctctgggagACCAGATGAGTTTACTGCAGAGCGCCTGGATGGAGATCCTCATCCTCAGCATTGTGTTCCGCTCGCTGCCGTACGAGGACGAGCTGGTGTACGCCGAGGACTACATCATGGACGAGGAGCACTCACGGCTGACGGGCCTGCTCGACCTCTACGTCTCCATCCTGCAGCTGGTCCGCAAATGCAAGAAGCTCAAAGTGGAGAAGGAGGAGTTCGTCACCCTCAAGGCCATCGCGCTCGCCAACTCAG ACTCCATGCACATAGAAGACATGGAGGCGGTCCAGAAGCTTCAGGACGCTCTCCATGAGGCCCTGCAGGACTACGAGAGCAGCCAGCACCAGGAGGACCCGCGGCGGGCGGGCAAGCTGCTCATGACCCTGCCTCTGCTGCGGCAGACG
- the esrrb gene encoding steroid hormone receptor ERR2 isoform X3 — MDISELCLPDPLSYHNQLLNRMAADDRHLPSSCGSYIKTEPSSPSSVIDTVSHHSPSGNSDASGGYVSAMNSHSNGLDSPPMFTPSGLGAGTCRKRYDDCSSTIMEDSSIKCEYMLNSLPKRLCLVCGDIASGYHYGVASCEACKAFFKRTIQGNIEYSCPATNECEITKRRRKSCQACRFMKCLKVGMLKEGKKRVRLDRVRGGRQKYKRRLDSENNPYLGLTLPPPTKKPLTKIVSHLLVAEPEKIYAMPDPTMPESDIKALTTLCDLADRELVVIIGWAKHIPGFSSLSLGDQMSLLQSAWMEILILSIVFRSLPYEDELVYAEDYIMDEEHSRLTGLLDLYVSILQLVRKCKKLKVEKEEFVTLKAIALANSDSMHIEDMEAVQKLQDALHEALQDYESSQHQEDPRRAGKLLMTLPLLRQTATKAVQHFYSIKVQGKVPMHKLFLEMLEAKV, encoded by the exons atgGACATTTCAGAACTTTGTCTTCCAGACCCTCTCAGCTATCATAACCA GCTGCTGAATAGAATGGCCGCTGATGACCGGCACCTACCTTCCAGTTGTGGGTCCTACATCAAGACGGAGCCATCCAGTCCCTCCTCGGTCATCGACACGGTCAGCCACCACAGCCCCAGTGGCAACTCAGACGCCAGTGGTGGCTATGTCAGCGCCATGAACAGCCACTCCAACGGCCTGGACTCTCCACCTATGTTCACCCCCAGCGGGCTCGGTGCCGGCACCTGCCGCAAGCGCTATGACGACTGCTCCAGCACCATCATGGAGGACTCGTCCATAAAGTGCGAATACATGTTGAACTCCCTCCCCAAGAGGCTGTGCCTGGTCTGTGGAGATATAGCCTCGGGGTATCACTATGGGGTGGCCTCTTGTGAGGCGTGCAAAGCCTTTTTTAAAAGGACAATACAAG GTAACATAGAATACAGCTGTCCTGCCACAAATGAGTGTGAGATCACAAAACGGAGACGCAAATCATGTCAGGCTTGTCGCTTCATGAAATGCCTCAAAGTGGGGATGCTCAAAGAAGGTAAGAAGA GGGTGCGTCTGGACCGCGTCCGAGGGGGCAGACAGAAGTACAAGCGGAGGTTGGACTCAGAAAACAACCCGTACCTGGGCTTGACGCTCCCCCCTCCCACCAAAAAGCCTC TCACAAAGATAGTGTCTCACCTGTTGGTGGCGGAGCCAGAGAAGATCTATGCCATGCCTGACCCCACCATGCCGGAGAGCGACATCAAGGCTCTCACCACGCTGTGCGACCTGGCCGACCGCGAGCTGGTGGTCATCATCGGCTGGGCCAAGCACATCCCAG gcttttcctctctctctctgggagACCAGATGAGTTTACTGCAGAGCGCCTGGATGGAGATCCTCATCCTCAGCATTGTGTTCCGCTCGCTGCCGTACGAGGACGAGCTGGTGTACGCCGAGGACTACATCATGGACGAGGAGCACTCACGGCTGACGGGCCTGCTCGACCTCTACGTCTCCATCCTGCAGCTGGTCCGCAAATGCAAGAAGCTCAAAGTGGAGAAGGAGGAGTTCGTCACCCTCAAGGCCATCGCGCTCGCCAACTCAG ACTCCATGCACATAGAAGACATGGAGGCGGTCCAGAAGCTTCAGGACGCTCTCCATGAGGCCCTGCAGGACTACGAGAGCAGCCAGCACCAGGAGGACCCGCGGCGGGCGGGCAAGCTGCTCATGACCCTGCCTCTGCTGCGGCAGACG
- the esrrb gene encoding steroid hormone receptor ERR2 isoform X6 encodes MAADDRHLPSSCGSYIKTEPSSPSSVIDTVSHHSPSGNSDASGGYVSAMNSHSNGLDSPPMFTPSGLGAGTCRKRYDDCSSTIMEDSSIKCEYMLNSLPKRLCLVCGDIASGYHYGVASCEACKAFFKRTIQGNIEYSCPATNECEITKRRRKSCQACRFMKCLKVGMLKEGKKRVRLDRVRGGRQKYKRRLDSENNPYLGLTLPPPTKKPLTKIVSHLLVAEPEKIYAMPDPTMPESDIKALTTLCDLADRELVVIIGWAKHIPGFSSLSLGDQMSLLQSAWMEILILSIVFRSLPYEDELVYAEDYIMDEEHSRLTGLLDLYVSILQLVRKCKKLKVEKEEFVTLKAIALANSDSMHIEDMEAVQKLQDALHEALQDYESSQHQEDPRRAGKLLMTLPLLRQTATKAVQHFYSIKVQGKVPMHKLFLEMLEAKV; translated from the exons ATGGCCGCTGATGACCGGCACCTACCTTCCAGTTGTGGGTCCTACATCAAGACGGAGCCATCCAGTCCCTCCTCGGTCATCGACACGGTCAGCCACCACAGCCCCAGTGGCAACTCAGACGCCAGTGGTGGCTATGTCAGCGCCATGAACAGCCACTCCAACGGCCTGGACTCTCCACCTATGTTCACCCCCAGCGGGCTCGGTGCCGGCACCTGCCGCAAGCGCTATGACGACTGCTCCAGCACCATCATGGAGGACTCGTCCATAAAGTGCGAATACATGTTGAACTCCCTCCCCAAGAGGCTGTGCCTGGTCTGTGGAGATATAGCCTCGGGGTATCACTATGGGGTGGCCTCTTGTGAGGCGTGCAAAGCCTTTTTTAAAAGGACAATACAAG GTAACATAGAATACAGCTGTCCTGCCACAAATGAGTGTGAGATCACAAAACGGAGACGCAAATCATGTCAGGCTTGTCGCTTCATGAAATGCCTCAAAGTGGGGATGCTCAAAGAAGGTAAGAAGA GGGTGCGTCTGGACCGCGTCCGAGGGGGCAGACAGAAGTACAAGCGGAGGTTGGACTCAGAAAACAACCCGTACCTGGGCTTGACGCTCCCCCCTCCCACCAAAAAGCCTC TCACAAAGATAGTGTCTCACCTGTTGGTGGCGGAGCCAGAGAAGATCTATGCCATGCCTGACCCCACCATGCCGGAGAGCGACATCAAGGCTCTCACCACGCTGTGCGACCTGGCCGACCGCGAGCTGGTGGTCATCATCGGCTGGGCCAAGCACATCCCAG gcttttcctctctctctctgggagACCAGATGAGTTTACTGCAGAGCGCCTGGATGGAGATCCTCATCCTCAGCATTGTGTTCCGCTCGCTGCCGTACGAGGACGAGCTGGTGTACGCCGAGGACTACATCATGGACGAGGAGCACTCACGGCTGACGGGCCTGCTCGACCTCTACGTCTCCATCCTGCAGCTGGTCCGCAAATGCAAGAAGCTCAAAGTGGAGAAGGAGGAGTTCGTCACCCTCAAGGCCATCGCGCTCGCCAACTCAG ACTCCATGCACATAGAAGACATGGAGGCGGTCCAGAAGCTTCAGGACGCTCTCCATGAGGCCCTGCAGGACTACGAGAGCAGCCAGCACCAGGAGGACCCGCGGCGGGCGGGCAAGCTGCTCATGACCCTGCCTCTGCTGCGGCAGACG